A genome region from Streptomyces sp. NBC_01296 includes the following:
- a CDS encoding glycoside hydrolase family 15 protein → MQAPFGADVAVRLEIYVSGRIEDYALIGDMQTAALVCRDGSVDWLCLPRFDSHAVFAGLLGTEDHGFWRIGPAFPGDAGAPAATRRRYQGDSLILESEWETPRGTVRVIDFMPPREDHAPQLVRIVEGVSGRVPMRSALRMRFSYGRVVPWVHKVDGRTVAVAGPDSVWLDTDAQTYGKDLTTYSDFTVGPGDRKAFCISWQPSHKGAPETPDAQEALATTAAFWREWVDHCTYHGPYREAVIRSLITLKALTYGPTGGIVAAPTTSLPEEIGGVRNWDYRYTWLRDAAITLSSLLRTGYREEAQAWREWLLRAVAGDPENLQIMYGIAGERELGETELDWLPGYENSRPVRVGNGAAHQLQLDVYGEVTEALHLGHMTGLARNDYASVLQLKLIRYLEAHWDQPDEGIWEVRGPRRHFVHSKVMAWVAVDRTIKLIESGDADGPLDRWRELRDEIHEDVCEKGYDKERNTFTQSYGSKELDASLLLIPQMGFLPPDDKRVIGTIEAIQRELSTPDGFILRYPTTGEEAGVDGLEGDEGAFLACSFWMADDLAMIGRVDEARHLFERLLSLRNDLGLLAEEWDPRLQRQVGNFPQAFSHVPLIDTALRLTASGAYGG, encoded by the coding sequence ATGCAAGCGCCCTTCGGGGCGGACGTGGCCGTTCGACTGGAGATCTACGTGTCCGGGCGCATCGAGGATTACGCACTGATCGGGGACATGCAGACCGCCGCGCTGGTCTGCCGGGACGGCTCGGTGGACTGGCTGTGTCTGCCACGTTTCGACTCCCATGCCGTCTTCGCGGGCCTTCTCGGCACCGAAGACCACGGCTTCTGGCGGATCGGCCCGGCGTTCCCGGGGGACGCCGGGGCCCCCGCCGCGACGCGCCGCCGCTACCAGGGCGATTCGCTGATCCTGGAATCGGAGTGGGAGACGCCGCGCGGCACGGTCCGCGTGATCGACTTCATGCCTCCCCGCGAGGACCACGCACCGCAGCTGGTGCGCATCGTCGAGGGCGTCAGCGGGCGCGTCCCGATGCGCTCCGCGCTGCGCATGCGGTTCAGCTACGGGCGGGTCGTGCCCTGGGTGCACAAGGTCGACGGGCGCACCGTCGCCGTCGCCGGCCCGGACTCGGTCTGGCTGGACACCGACGCGCAGACGTACGGCAAGGACCTGACGACGTACTCCGACTTCACCGTGGGCCCCGGCGACCGGAAGGCCTTCTGCATCAGCTGGCAGCCCTCCCACAAGGGCGCCCCGGAGACCCCCGACGCGCAGGAGGCCCTGGCGACGACCGCCGCGTTCTGGCGCGAGTGGGTCGACCACTGCACGTACCACGGCCCCTACCGCGAGGCCGTGATCCGCTCCCTGATCACCCTCAAGGCGCTCACGTACGGCCCCACCGGCGGCATCGTCGCCGCGCCCACCACCTCCCTCCCGGAGGAGATCGGCGGCGTCCGCAACTGGGACTACCGCTACACGTGGCTGCGCGACGCCGCCATCACCCTCTCCTCGCTGCTGCGCACCGGCTACCGCGAGGAGGCCCAGGCCTGGCGCGAGTGGCTGCTGCGCGCGGTCGCCGGCGACCCGGAGAACCTGCAGATCATGTACGGGATCGCGGGCGAACGGGAACTCGGCGAGACCGAGCTGGACTGGCTGCCCGGGTACGAGAACTCCCGCCCGGTCCGGGTCGGCAACGGCGCCGCGCACCAGCTCCAGCTGGACGTGTACGGCGAGGTCACCGAGGCCCTGCACCTGGGCCACATGACGGGCCTGGCGCGCAACGACTACGCCTCGGTGCTCCAGTTGAAGCTGATCCGCTACCTGGAGGCCCACTGGGACCAGCCGGACGAGGGCATCTGGGAGGTGCGCGGCCCGCGCCGCCACTTCGTGCACTCGAAGGTGATGGCCTGGGTGGCCGTGGACCGCACGATCAAGCTGATCGAGAGCGGGGACGCGGACGGCCCGCTGGACCGGTGGCGCGAACTGCGCGACGAGATCCACGAGGACGTGTGCGAGAAGGGCTACGACAAGGAGCGCAACACCTTCACCCAGTCGTACGGGTCGAAGGAGCTGGACGCCTCCCTGCTGCTGATCCCGCAGATGGGCTTCCTGCCGCCGGACGACAAGCGGGTCATCGGCACCATCGAGGCGATCCAGCGCGAACTGTCCACGCCCGACGGGTTCATCCTGCGCTACCCGACGACCGGCGAGGAGGCCGGCGTGGACGGGCTCGAGGGCGACGAGGGGGCCTTCCTGGCGTGCTCGTTCTGGATGGCCGACGACCTGGCGATGATCGGCCGTGTCGACGAGGCCCGCCACCTGTTCGAACGGCTGCTGTCGCTCCGCAACGACCTGGGGCTGCTGGCGGAGGAGTGGGACCCGCGCCTCCAGCGCCAGGTCGGCAACTTCCCGCAGGCGTTCAGCCACGTCCCCCTGATCGACACGGCCCTGCGCCTGACGGCGAGCGGGGCGTACGGGGGCTGA
- a CDS encoding CTP synthase has translation MTTKHIFVTGGVASSLGKGLTASSLGALLKARGLRVTMQKLDPYLNVDPGTMNPFQHGEVFVTNDGAETDLDIGHYERFLDVDLDGSANVTTGQVYSQVIAKERRGEYLGDTVQVIPHITNEIKHRIRRMATEDVDVVITEVGGTVGDIESLPFLETVRQVRHEVGRDNVFVVHISLLPYIGPSGELKTKPTQHSVAALRNIGIQPDAIVLRADRDVPTSIKRKISLMCDVDEAAVVAAIDAKSIYDIPKVLHTEGLDAYVVRKLDLPFRDVDWTVWEDLLDRVHNPDHEVKVALVGKYIDLPDAYLSVTEALRAGGFANKARVQIKWVTSDDCKTPAGAAEVLGDVDAICVPGGFGDRGVNGKVGAITYARENKIPLLGLCLGLQCVVIEAARNLAGIEDANSTEFDASTPHPVISTMEEQLAFVEGAGDLGGTMRLGMYPAKLAEGSIVREVYGDQAYVDERHRHRYEVNNAYRGELEKKAGLVFSGTSPDNKLVEYVEYPREVHPYLVATQAHPELRSRPTRPHPLFAGLVKAAVERQQAAEGK, from the coding sequence ATGACGACCAAGCACATCTTCGTCACCGGGGGTGTCGCTTCGTCCCTCGGCAAGGGTCTGACGGCCTCCAGCCTGGGTGCGCTGCTCAAGGCGCGCGGCCTGCGGGTCACGATGCAGAAGCTCGACCCGTACCTGAACGTCGACCCGGGCACGATGAACCCGTTCCAGCACGGCGAGGTGTTCGTCACCAACGACGGCGCCGAGACCGACCTGGACATCGGCCACTACGAGCGCTTCCTCGACGTCGACCTCGACGGCTCGGCCAACGTCACCACCGGCCAGGTCTACTCGCAGGTCATCGCCAAGGAGCGGCGCGGCGAGTACCTCGGTGACACCGTGCAGGTCATCCCGCACATCACCAACGAGATCAAGCACCGCATCCGGCGCATGGCGACCGAGGACGTCGACGTCGTCATCACCGAAGTCGGCGGCACCGTCGGCGACATCGAGTCGCTGCCCTTCCTCGAGACCGTCCGCCAGGTCCGCCACGAGGTCGGCCGCGACAACGTCTTCGTCGTGCACATCTCGCTGCTGCCCTACATCGGCCCCTCCGGCGAGCTGAAGACCAAGCCGACCCAGCACTCGGTCGCGGCCCTGCGCAACATCGGCATCCAGCCCGACGCGATCGTGCTGCGCGCCGACCGTGACGTCCCCACCTCCATCAAGCGCAAGATCTCGCTGATGTGCGACGTGGACGAGGCGGCCGTCGTCGCGGCGATCGACGCCAAGTCGATCTACGACATCCCGAAGGTGCTGCACACCGAGGGCCTCGACGCGTACGTCGTGCGCAAGCTCGACCTGCCGTTCCGCGACGTCGACTGGACGGTCTGGGAGGACCTCCTGGACCGCGTCCACAACCCCGACCACGAGGTCAAGGTCGCGCTCGTCGGCAAGTACATCGACCTGCCCGACGCGTACCTGTCGGTGACCGAGGCGCTGCGCGCCGGCGGCTTCGCCAACAAGGCCCGCGTCCAGATCAAGTGGGTCACCTCCGACGACTGCAAGACCCCGGCCGGCGCCGCGGAGGTGCTCGGCGACGTGGACGCGATCTGCGTGCCCGGCGGCTTCGGCGACCGCGGTGTCAACGGCAAGGTCGGCGCGATCACCTACGCCCGCGAGAACAAGATCCCGCTGCTCGGCCTGTGCCTGGGCCTGCAGTGCGTGGTCATCGAGGCCGCGCGCAACCTGGCGGGCATCGAGGACGCGAACTCCACCGAGTTCGACGCCTCCACCCCGCACCCGGTGATCTCCACGATGGAGGAGCAGCTGGCCTTCGTCGAGGGCGCGGGCGACCTGGGCGGAACGATGCGCCTGGGCATGTACCCGGCGAAGCTGGCCGAGGGTTCGATCGTGCGCGAGGTCTACGGCGACCAGGCGTACGTGGACGAGCGCCACCGCCACCGCTACGAGGTCAACAACGCGTACCGCGGCGAGCTGGAGAAGAAGGCGGGCCTCGTCTTCTCCGGCACCTCCCCGGACAACAAGCTCGTCGAGTACGTCGAGTACCCGCGCGAGGTGCACCCCTACCTGGTGGCCACCCAGGCCCACCCGGAGCTGCGCTCGCGCCCGACGCGGCCGCACCCGCTGTTCGCGGGCCTGGTCAAGGCGGCGGTGGAGCGCCAGCAGGCCGCCGAGGGCAAGTGA